The segment AGAGGTTTCTGAGCGATATTATACGCAATTAAAAGATATTACGTCTGCACACTTTAAATCATCTTACTACGACCAAGTTTATAAACTGGATGACTTGCAGGGAGAAGTTCTTTCTTTTGGCAAAAACCCATCAGAAAATGGTTATTTATTACCAATTACCTTTGCTTTTAATAATATAGGAGATATTGTGCCAGACTCTTTTGTTGAAGTGTATCTCCTTTCTAAAAATAAAGAAGATGCAATAGCCCTACCCTACTCTGCAATTACTGAGGAACAGGGTTTGTACTTTGCATACAAGCAACTCTGTGAAGAGGAGTATGAGAAAGTAGAAATAAAATTAGGAGTTGATAATGGAGAAAAAGTAGAAATACTTTCTGGGATAAAAGAAGGCGATAGAATCGTACAAAAAGGTGCTCAGCAAATTAAATTAGCTTCAGCAACTAGTTCTATTCCAGCTCATACACACGAACACTAAAATAGAGTAGAACTATGCTAAATAAAATAATACATTTTTCATTAAAGAATAGATTAGTAATCTTATTCGCAGCTATTCTATTGATTATTGCTGGGACATACGTGACCAGTCATACAGAAGTAGACGTCTTTCCCGACCTCAATGCACCCACTGTTGTTGTGATGACAGAAGCTCATGGAATGGCAGCTGAAGAAGTAGAACAATTAGTTACATTTCCCGTAGAAACCTCTGTAAATGGAGCTACTGGGGTAAGGAGAGTAAGATCTTCATCCACTACAGGCTTCTCTGTCGTATGGGTAGAATTTGATTGGGATATGGACATTTACCTTGCCCGTCAGATTGTTTCTGAAAAACTCGCTATTGTAAGTGAATCTTTACCAGACAACATAGGTAAGCCAACTCTTGGACCTCAATCATCTATTCTTGGAGAAATGCTGATCATTGGTATGACAGCAGATTCTACGTCAATGCTTGATTTGCGTACTTTAGCAGATTGGAGTATCCGTCCTCGATTACTTTCTACAGGAGGTGTTGCTCAAGTTTCTGTACTGGGTGGAGATGTAAAAGAGTATCAAGTACTCATAGATCCCAATCGGATGAAACATTACGATGTCTCTTTAAATGAAGTTCTAGAAGCTACCAAGCAAATGAATCTGAACACGAATGGTGGTGTTATCTATGAACATGGAAATGAATATATCGTGCGTGGTATTCTATCCACCAATGATGTTGAGCTTTTGGGTAAATCTGTTATCAAGACCATAGACAATCATCCTATTTTATTAGAAGATGTAGCGAACGTTAAAGTTGGGGCGAAAGAACCCAAACTAGGAACTGCATCAGAAAAAGGAAAACCTGCTGTATTACTCACTGTCAACAAACAACCAGCAACGAGTACCATTGAGCTTACTGAAAAGATAGAAGAAGCCTTAGAAGATTTAAAACAAACTCTTCCGGCAGATGTCAAGATTAGCACAGATATATTTCGCCAGAGTCATTTTATAGAAAACTCCATAGGAAATGTGGAACAAGCTATTATTGAAGGAGGTGTATTTGTAGTAATTGTACTCTTCCTTTTCTTAGCCAATATAAGAACTACTATTATTTCTCTAGTTACCATACCCATTTCCTTTGTATCAGCAATATTAGTTATGCACTATATGGGCTTAACTATAAACACAATGAGTTTAGGTGGTTTAGCCATAGCTATAGGTTCATTGGTAGATGACGCTATTGTTGACGTAGAAAATGTTTATAAACGATTACGGGAAAACAAACTGAAACCTAAAGAAGAGAGATTGAATACTCTAGAGATAGTATTTAATGCTTCTAAAGAAGTGCGTATGCCTATATTAAACTCTACACTGATTATTGTAGCTAGTTTTGTTCCCCTCTTCTTTTTGAGTGGAATGGAAGGACGTATGCTAGTTCCTCTCGGCATCTCATTTATCACAGCCTTATTTGCATCAACTCTTGTAGCTTTAACTTTAACTCCGGTATTATGTAGCTACTTATTAAATACCGACAACACCGATAAAGTACCTAAAGAAGCTTTCTTAGCTGTTTGGCTAAAAAAATATTATAAGATAAGTCTACACTGGGTACTAACCCATAAAAAAGTAACTGTTGGATCAACATTAGCTTTATTTGTAGCAGCATTAATCACATTCTTCACCCTAGGTAGAAGCTTCTTACCTCCTTTCAACGAGGGATCATTCACTATTAACATAAGCTCATTACCAGGTATTTCTTTAGAAGAAAGTGATGCAATGGGGCAACGTGCTGAAAAAATATTGATGAACATTCCCGAAATTCAAACTGTTGCTCGCAAAACTGGTCGTGCAGAGCTTGATGAACATGCATTGGGTGTAAATACATCTGAAATTGAAGCTCCTTTTGTTATTAAAGATAGAAGTAGAAGTGAATTAGTAGCTGATGTACGTGAAAAGCTATCAACAATCAATGGTGCAATGATAGAGATTGGTCAGCCTATCAGTCATAGAATTGATGCTATGCTCTCGGGTACTCAAGCCAATATTGCTATTAAATTGTTTGGCGATAATCTAAATCGTATGTTCCAAATAGGGAATGACATTAAATCTAAGATATCTGATATTGAAGGAATTGTCGATTTAAATGTGGAGCAGCAAATTGAGCGCCCTCAATTAAAAATTACTCCCAACAGAACTTTGCTTGCTAGGTATGGTGTTACAATGCCACAATTCGCAGAGTTTATCAATGCCAATCTAGCAGGAGAAGTAACATCTCAAGTTTATGAACAAGGTAAAACTTTTGATTTAACTGTGAAGGTGAAACAGGATGTCAAAGACACTATGGGAAAATTAAAAGATCTATTGATAGACACATCTGATGGAAAGAAAGTACCAATAGCTCAACTTGCTGAAATAGAATCGGCTATGGGTCCGAATACCATTAGCAGAGAAAACGTAAAAAGAAAGATTGTCATTTCTGCCAATATCGCTGATAGAGATTTAAGAGGAGTGGTAAATGATATACAACAACGCATAAAAGATGATATTCAACTACCAGAAGGTTATCATATTGAATATGGAGGACAGTTTGAAAGTGAACAGGCTGCCAGCAGAACTTTAGCCATAACTTCTATAATGTCTATTATGGTTATCTTCTTACTTTTATACAATGAGTTCAAGAGTGCAAAAGAAGCTGGTGCAATCTTATTAAACTTACCTTTAGCTCTTATTGGTGGCGTGTTTGTTCTAGCTTGTACTACTGGAGAATTAAGTATTCCAGCAATTATTGGATTCATTTCTCTATTTGGAATTGCCACACGTAACGGCATGCTTTTAATTAGCCACTACAATTATCTACAAGAGGTGGATGGAATGGCGATAGAAGATAGCATTATCCAAGGATCATTAGATCGATTAAACCCTATTTTAATGACTGCTTTGACCTCTGCTTTAGCATTGGTTCCTCTTGCTATCAGTGGAGATTTACCAGGAAATGAAATTCAAAGTCCTATGGCTAAAGTTATTTTAGGGGGATTATTAACATCCACTTTATTAAATGGATTTATCATTCCTATTGTCTATCAAAAAATGCATCAAAAGAAATAAGTATATGAAAAGATATATCATTTTCGCCTTAAGTCTATGTACAGCATCGCTAGCATTTGCTCAATCTGATCTTCAAGTCATATTAAAACAAATAGAGGCGAATAATCCAGAGATTCAGGCGAATCAAAAATTAATGGAAGCACAGGTATGGGATACAAAATCTTCTAACAACCTAGATAACCCAACAGTATCTTATGCTCATGTATGGGATTCTAAAAACAAGAGTGAAACAGAAAGCGAACTAGAAATTACACAAGGGTTTGAGTTTCCAACAGCTTATATTCACAGAAACAAAGTAAACAAAAGAAAAATAAAGGCACTAGAAGCAACTTTCCTTTCCCAACGTCAGAATATATTACTTCAAGCAAAAGAAGTTTGTTTAGATTTGATTATGCTTCATCAACAAAAGACAATTTTAGATCAAAGACTAAACTATGCAGATAAGCTGTATGAAGCGTATCAAAAGATGCTCGAAGCAGGTGATGCTACAAGCATAGAAGTAAATAAGATTAAACTTGAGAAATTAAATATTCAAACGGAGTCAACTATCAATGCTTCTGAATTAAAAAAGAAAGAAGCAGAGCTTGTTACTTTAAATGGGAACAAACCTATTTCTATACTTCATAGCGAATATCCATCAATTGATTTACCTGATTATAATTTAATTAAAGATGAAGCATTCGATTCTAGTTTTGACATCCAATATGCTCGTAGTGAATATGAGGCGGCTGTCAAACAAATAGCTGTAAATAAGGCTGGATGGTTTCCTCATTTAGAACTAGGTTATAAAAGGAATAGTGGTACAGGACACCATGCCAACGGACTTGTTGTTGGTTTTTCTATTCCACTATTTAATAATCGAGGAAAAGTAAGTAGTGCAAAGGCCAATGCAATAAGCAAAGCTTTCTCAGAAGATTTGGTAAAAAACAAGTTACAGTCAGAAATTTATCAATCGTATGAAGAAGCCAAAGCCATGAAAGAGCAAATTGACTCTTATGAAAAAACTCTAGATATTGAGGGAGCACTGAGTTTACTAGAAAAAGCCCTCCAAGGTGGAGAGCTTAGTATGACGGCCTATTTTGTTGAGATAGCCACAGTATATCAAAGTGCACAGAACTTAATACAAATACAGAATATGTATCAAAAACAAATAGCTAAACTATATAAACACCGCTTATAAAGTAAGAAGATGCTGGGGCATATAACCACTTCTTATCCTCCACTCAGTAGGATATAGATTATTTGATCGATTGCCCAAGCTCTTTACAAAGCCTAAAGGCATATTCTTATAAGTTAGAATAACAAAACCCTTAGAGGTCATTGCTGGTAAAGTAATGGCCTCTTTGCGTAAATAAGCAATAGCCTGTTCATAACTTATCTCTACTTTCTCAAAAGTATTTATTTGAAGTAAGTTACTTAAAGCCAAAGCATGATGAGGAATACAGGCTTTCCCTTTGATATAAGCAATAGGTGTACCCGCATGTACTATGCACATTTTCTCCTTTTGGTATAACTGCAAATAAGGCATATATAATTTAGGAAAAGCAAAAAGTGTATCATTATATACCACGCTATCATAGACCTCATTGGAGTTGTTAATCCAATTTATTGACTCTTCAAATATTTTATTATTAATCGCTTCTTGGGCTGTAATGCGTTTTTTATTCTTACCTTTTTCTTTAGGAAAGCGAAACTCTACCACATCATCTTCCTCTAAAGGTTTCTGAATTATCGAAACAAAAAATCCCTCTCCCTTTGTTTTATGAGGCATAAAACGATAGGTGTTGAGTGTTTTACTATACAATGATCGAGTGATATTCCAAGAATCTTCTATTTGAACAGGCAAAGATTGAGCACCATAGGTATCTAGTATCCAAGCCACATTTTCTTCATTCTCTTTTGTATTATAAGTACAAGTGCTATAGATTAATAATCCTCCTGGTTTTAAAGAATGCCAAATAGAGGAAATAATATCCCTCTGTCTCTTCCAACACACGTCAACATTCTCTACACTCCACTCAGCAATAGCTCCTTCATCTTTTCGAAACATCCCCTCGCCTGAACAGGGCACATCTGCGACAATTAAATCAAACATATTAGTGTATTCACTAAAATCTTCTGAACTATTATTGGTGACAATAACATCGGGATGCCCCCACTTAAGCAAGTTTTCAGAGAGGATTTGTGCTCTTTTTCTAACTATCTCATTTGCTATTAAGAGGCTATTAGAAGGTAATAAACTTCTTAAAAGAGTTGTTTTACCACCTGGAGCAGCACACAAATCCAAAGCAACAATATTCTTGTGCGGCAAGTGTTGTTTCACAATCTGTTCAATAAACATGGAGGAAGCTTCTTGCACATAATAAGCTCCTGAATGAAATAACGGATCATAAGTAAAAGTAGGACGAGCACTTAAATAGAACCCTGATTCGCACCAAGGTATAGATTCGAAAATATCTTGAGACAAACAAATACCATATTTATCTATCTTATTTTGATTTAAACGAATGCTAATGGGTTGAGGCTCTTCTAAGGCTTCACTCAACTTTTGCCACTCAACATCGCCTAATAAACTTTGGGTTTGAGTTATAAATTGTGGAGGTAAATTCATATTTTAAAAATAAAAACGTGCAAATATCCTTCTTTTTATCTTTCTATCCAACACTAAACAGCCTAAAAAAACATTCTTATAAAACTCATTTAGACTCTTAACGTTTCTTTTAATATGGAAGTTATAAAAAAACGATATTAATTGTACCTTTGCCTATTCAACTTAAAAATAAAACATTTTGAGACAACGTATAGGAATATTAATACTCTCTATATTTTGCTTTCTTAACTTAAACGCCCAGACAGAACAACCCAGTGATTCTATTTTTACAGAGTTCCTTAAAGAATATGGAATTCCTGTAACCAACAATAACGACGTTAAGTTACTACCAAACGGAAGAGAGAAGTTTGAAGACCTTTTTGCCCACATGAGAAAGGCCAAACACCACATTCATCTTGAATATTTTAACTTCAGAAATGACTCCATAGCTAAAGCTGTATTTGAGCTACTTGCTGAAAAAGTAAAAGAAGGAGTTGAAGTGCGTGCTCTCTTTGATGCCTTTGGGAATTGGTCAAATAATAAACCTTTGAAGAAAAAACATATTCAAGCCATACACGATTTAGGTATTGAAATTGTAAAATTTGATCCAATTCGCTTCCCCTACATCAATCATGCAATGCATAGAGATCATCGTAAAATTGTTATTATTGATGGTATAATAGGCTATACGGGTGGTATGAACATAGCAGATTATTACATTAATGGCTTGCCCAAAATAGGAAATTGGTATGATATGCACATGCGTATTGAAGGTAGTGCTGTAAAATACTTACAAGAAATATTTTTGAATACTTGGAACAGAGAAACAAAACAACATATTGGTGGTCCTAAATATTATCCCGACCCTATTCAAATAGATAAGAATATTCAAAAGCCAATAGCAATTGTTGATAGATGGCCCAAGCGAACTCCCAAAGCGATTAGAGATACCTATAAAGAAGCCATATTATCAGCTAAACATAATGTTCGCATTATTAATCCCTACTTTTTACCTACTAAATCTATTCGTAAGGCATTGCATAAGGCTATGAAGAAAGGGGTAAAAGTAGAAATTATGATCCCTCTAAAATCGGATATTCCTTTTACACCTGAAGCCTCTTTTTATGTCGTAAATAAACTACGTAAAAAAGGAGCAGAGATATATCTTTTTAATGAAGGCTTTCACCATACAAAGACCATGACTATTGATGACCATTTTTGTACTGTGGGCAGTGCCAACTTAAATAGCCGAAGCCTCAGATACGATTATGAAACAAATGCTTTCATAATGAATGAAGACGTCACTCATCAGCTAGATTCACTTTTCTTTAAAGATATGAGTAGAAGTACTAAATTAACAAAGGAAGGTTGGAAAAACCGATCGGGTTGGAAAAAATTTGTAGGCTGGTTTGGACACCTTCTTACTCCATTCTTATAATTTAAGAGATTCAATCAAGCAGATAAATCTATCTAAGAAGTTAGAAGAAAGCAATAAGAATATTATTTTTTGATACCTTTGTTATTTATAAGCGTAAATGACTAATATAATAAAATGAAACAATATTTAGACTTACTTCAAAGAGTTAAATCGGAAGGTGCAAAAAAAGAAGATAGAACTGGAACTGGTACTATAAGTGTCTTTGGGCACCAAATGCGATTTAATATGGCAGATGGCTTTCCATGTCTTACAACAAAGAAATTACATCTGAAGTCTATTATTTACGAACTATTATGGTTTTTGAATGGGGATACCAATGTAACATACCTGCAAGATCATGGAGTAAGAATTTGGAATGAATGGGCTGACTCTAATGGAAATCTAGGTCCTATTTATGGCTATCAATGGAGATCTTGGCCTGGCTACAATGGTGAAACTTTTGATCAAATAAAAGAAGCAATTCGTATGATCAAAGAAACCCCTGATTCAAGAAGAATTCTTGTCAGTGCTTGGAATGTAGGCTGCATATCTGAGATGAAATTACCTCCATGTCACATTTTATTTCAGTTTTATGTTGCTAATGGTAAACTTAGTTTACAATTATACCAAAGAAGTGCTGATATATTTTTAGGTGTTCCTTTTAATATTGCATCTTATGCTCTACTGCTACAGATGGTAGCCCAAGTTACAGGGTTAGAAGCCGGTGAATTTATACACACTCTAGGTGATGCACACATTTACAATAATCACCTAGAACAAGTTGACTTGCAACTTACCAGAGAACCTCGTAAGCTCCCTAAAATGCACATCAATCCAAGAGTAAAAGAGATTGACCAATTTAAATTTGAAGATTTCGAATTAACTGATTATAATCCTTACCCACATATACCAGGAAAGGTATCTGTATAAATATTAATACTATGCCTAAAATAACACTTATTGCTGCTATAGATAGAAACAATGCCATTGGGTATAAAAACCAATTACTATACAAACTACCCAATGACTTAAAACGCTTTAAAGAGTTGACGACAGGTCATACACTCATCATGGGCAGAAAAACTTTTGAATCTTTACCTAAAGGAGCTTTACCCAATAGACGAAATATTGTTCTTTCAAAGAGTGTGAGTACTCCCTACCCTAAAACTGAGGTTTTTGAATCTTTAGAAAAAGCTTTAGCTCAGTGCTCTGAGGATGAAAAAGTATTTATAATGGGTGGAGAAAAAGTGTATCATCAAACACTTTCTATAGCAAATGTGTTAGAAATTACAGAAATAGATAGTGAAGTGAGTGAAGCTGATGCCTTTTTTCCTGAAATTAACAAAAATGTATGGATAGAAAAAAAGCGTATTCCCCATCCTGCTGATGATAAACACGCTTTTGATTTTTATTATGTTACTTATATGAAAGAATAAATTATTCTTCAGTAGGTAATTCATCCAAAGGAATCTGTCTGTTTATGGCTTCATTGAACGATATAAGAGTTTCAGTTCGAGCTAAACCAAGAGGTTGAAGCTTTGTATGGATAATACTTAAAAGATGATTATTATTTCGTGCGTATATCTTAATAAAGATATCATAACGACCTGTAGTAAAGTGACATTCCACAACTTCAGGTATAGCACGAAGAGCTGCAATGGCCGACTCAAAGTTTTCACGTTCTTTTAGGAATAAACCCACATAGGCACAAGTTTGAAAACCAACTTTCTCAGGGTCCAATATATATTGAGAGCCTTTAATAACTCCAACATTAATCAACTTTTGTATTCGTTGATGAATAGCAGCACCAGAAACCTTGCATGCTCTAGCAACCTCTAAAAAAGGGATACGAGCATTATCAGAAATCAATTGTAATATTTGTCTATCAAGGTCATCCAATTCATACTTACTCATAATAGTCACTATTTGATTTATATTTATAATCAAAGGTACGATATAATAGTAAAATAATAACATTATTGACCATATAAACTTTAAATCTCAACCTAAGGATTTGACAGTAAATAACTAAATTATCAAAATCTAAATAAGATGAAACAACTACTTTGGCTAATAGGTATATGCTTGACTTTACCACTGAATGCACAACATTTTGAGGAGTTCTTTGAACACCGAACATTACGTGTAGATTATATTTTTAGTGGAGATAGTAAAAAACAACAAATAAGTGTAGATGGTTTATCTACCTATCCTATTTGGGCAGGTAAAACAAAGAAATTAGCCATTAATCCACTTAAAGGAAATGGATCAATTCGAGTTAATGATGAAACTACCGGAGAATTACTTTATACATATTCGTTTTCTTCTTTGTTTCAAGAATGGCTCGATACAGATGAAGCAAACCATATACAAAGGGCATTTGAAAATACTTTTTTAGTACCTTTTCCAAAGAAAGATGTTATTATCACAATCAACTTATTTGATATTTCTCATAAACGAATAGCCAAACTATCTCATAAAGTGAGTCCTAATGATATATTAATAGAAAAGAAAGGATTCGAAGATATTACCCCATACCGCATTCTTCAAAGAGGAAACGTAAAGAATCCTATTGATGTGGCTATTTTAGCCGAAGGATATACAGCTCATGAGATGAATCGTTTTTACCAAGACGCAGAAAAAGCTATGGAAAGTATTTTTAATCATGAACCGTTTAAAAGTAACAAGGAAAAATTCAACTTTATAGCAGTTGGAAGTATATCTAAAGACACAGGCGTAAGTATTCCTCATAAAGATAGATGGCGAGCAACTGCTTTTGGAGCCCATTTCGACACTTTTTACTCAGAAAGATATCTAACTACAAGAAATGTAAAATCAATCCATGACGCATTAGCAGGTATACCTTATGAGCACATTATACTTCTTGCAAATACAGACCAATATGGTGGTGGGGGAATATACAATTCCTACACACTAACTTCTGCTCATCACGAGATGTTTGAACCAGTTGTAGTGCATGAGTTCGGACATAGCTTTGGCGGATTAGCAGACGAGTATTTTTATGAACAAGACACAATGACTGATATTTACCCTTTAGATATTGA is part of the Bacteroides coprosuis DSM 18011 genome and harbors:
- a CDS encoding Peptidase M64, IgA (InterPro IPR019026~KEGG: bth:BT_2050 hypothetical protein~PFAM: Peptidase M64, IgA~SPTR: IgA Peptidase M64;~IMG reference gene:2504105722~PFAM: IgA Peptidase M64); protein product: MKQLLWLIGICLTLPLNAQHFEEFFEHRTLRVDYIFSGDSKKQQISVDGLSTYPIWAGKTKKLAINPLKGNGSIRVNDETTGELLYTYSFSSLFQEWLDTDEANHIQRAFENTFLVPFPKKDVIITINLFDISHKRIAKLSHKVSPNDILIEKKGFEDITPYRILQRGNVKNPIDVAILAEGYTAHEMNRFYQDAEKAMESIFNHEPFKSNKEKFNFIAVGSISKDTGVSIPHKDRWRATAFGAHFDTFYSERYLTTRNVKSIHDALAGIPYEHIILLANTDQYGGGGIYNSYTLTSAHHEMFEPVVVHEFGHSFGGLADEYFYEQDTMTDIYPLDIEPWEPNITTLVNFESKWKSMLKEGTPIPTSSSDTKSYPLGVYEGGGYSTKGIYRPAFDCRMRTNTFANFCPACQAALTKLINFYTD
- a CDS encoding transcriptional regulator, AsnC family (COGs: COG1522 Transcriptional regulators~InterPro IPR019887:IPR019888~KEGG: bfs:BF3525 AsnC family transcriptional regulator~PFAM: Transcription regulator AsnC-type, C-terminal~SMART: Transcription regulator AsnC-type~SPTR: Transcriptional regulator;~IMG reference gene:2504105721~PFAM: AsnC family), translated to MSKYELDDLDRQILQLISDNARIPFLEVARACKVSGAAIHQRIQKLINVGVIKGSQYILDPEKVGFQTCAYVGLFLKERENFESAIAALRAIPEVVECHFTTGRYDIFIKIYARNNNHLLSIIHTKLQPLGLARTETLISFNEAINRQIPLDELPTEE